A single region of the Nicotiana sylvestris chromosome 6, ASM39365v2, whole genome shotgun sequence genome encodes:
- the LOC138870743 gene encoding uncharacterized protein — protein sequence MAQELDMDISYQQVVSIARRVEVMLARNREEREAKRSRDSGHYSSARASVVVHHGRDYVSLIVHPALLAASGNPVPPRPQEPYYASPVSSVPSARGAISGIVPICHRNASILFDPGSTYSYVSSYFVPYLGLSRDCLCSPVYVSTLMGDSLVVDHMHQSCLITLSGFVTRANLLLLSMVDFDVILGMDWLLPNYAILDCHAKTMRFTMPAYVKDVSIDTPTVDIVPVVRDFPEVFPSILPDMLPDRDIDFDIDLCPGTQYLSIPLYRMAPPVLKELKEQLQKLLDKGFIRPNVSPWGDHVLFVKKNDGSMRLCIDYRQLNNVTMKNMYHLPHIDVLFDQLQGLKILESHIPKTAFRTRYGHYEFLVMSFGLTNTPASFMNLIHSVFRPYLDSFVIVIIDDILVYSRSRDDYEQYLRTMLQTLMEKKLYARLTQKGAPFRWTEEYEESFQKLKIDFTMALVLHLFNQKDLNLPQRRWLELLKEYDITILYHPGNANVVNDALSCRAESLGSLASLLEAERPMVGCSGLSQPDIVQHGDAKEVTIEDDGALTMQGRLCVPNIDGLRVFILQEAHSSRYSTHPSASKIYQDLRQHDW from the exons ATGGCCCAAGAGTTGGATATGGATATCTCGTATCAAcaggtggtgagtattgctaggagggTAGAGGTCATGCTTGCTCGGaatagggaggagagagaggccaagaggtctcgagactctggccattattctagtgcccgAGCTTCAGTTGTAGTTCATCATGGTAGGGATTATGTTAGTCTCATCGTTCATCCAGCTCTTCTAGCCGCCAGTGGTAATCCAgttcctcctagacctcaggagccttattatgcatctCCGGTATCTAGTGTGCCTTCTGCACGGGGTGCTATTAGCG GTATTGTTCCGATCTGTCATAGAAATGCAtcgattctattcgatccaggctccacttattcttatgtgtcatcttattttgttcCATATTTGGGCTTATCTCGGGATTGTCTGtgttcccctgtttatgtgtctactcttatgggagattctcttgttgtggaccataTGCATCAGTCGTGTTtgattactcttagtggttttgtgactagagccaatttattattgcttagcatggtagattttgatgttatcttgggtatggactggttgttgcctaattatgctattctagattgtcacgccaagaccatgaGATTTACTATGCCAG cttatgtgaaagatgtcagtattgatacccctacagttgatatagtcccagtagtgagggatttccctgaGGTGTTTCCATCTATTCTTCCGGACATGctgcccgacagagatattgacttcgaTATTGATTTGTGTCCGGGCACTCAGTACCTCTCTATTCctttgtatcgtatggcccctcctgtgttgaaggagttgaaggaacagttacagaaattgcttgataagggcttcattcggcccaatgtgtcaccttggggtgatcatgtcttgtttgtgaagaaaaatgatggttcaaTGCGtctgtgcattgattatcgccaattgaacaaCGTCACAATGAAGAACATGTAtcatttgcctcatattgatgtcttatttgatcagttacagggt ttgaagattctGGAGTCacatatcccaaagactgcttttaggactcggtatggtcattacgagttccttgtcatgtcatttgggttgaccaacacCCCAGCATCATTTATGAATTTGATACACAGTGTATTTCgtccttatcttgactcgttcgtcattgtaattattgatgatattctggtgtactcccggagTCGAGACGATTATGAGCAGTACCTAAGGACAATGCTTCAGACTTTGATggagaagaaattatatgcaag gctgacccagaagggtgctccgttcagatGGACGGAAGAGTATGAagagagcttccagaagctcaagatagatTTTACTATGGCCCtagtattg catttgttcaatcagaaggatcttaatttgcctcagaggaggtggttagagctgcttaaggaatatgatatcaccattttgtaccaCCCAGGGAATGCCAATGTGGTGAACGATGCTTTGAGctgtcgggcagagagtttggggagtttagcttcTCTTCTGgaagcggagaggcccatggttggatgttcaggccttagccagcca gacatagtccagcacggtgatgctaaggaggttaCTATTGAGGATGATGGTGCTTTGACGATGCAGGGCAGGCTGTGTGTGCCTAATATAGACGGTTTGCGTGTGTTCATTCTTCAGGAGGCTCACAGCTCGCGGTACTCTACTCATCCAAGTGCCTCGAAGatatatcaggacttgaggcagcatgaCTGGTGA